The Deltaproteobacteria bacterium genome includes the window GCGCGTCGCAACGGCCTGGGCGGCCCCTACAGCAGGAAGCGGTCCCCGGTGGTGAGTTGCCGCGTGCGCTCGGTGGGCCCGAAGACGGCTTCCAGCTGGGCGAGGAATTCGAGGAACGCGTCCAGGTCCCTCACGGCTTCCGGGGCGCGCAGCGTCGCCTGATGGGGGACCTCGGCGCCGATGATGAAGTCCTCTGGACGCTTCACGTGACTCGAGGCTAGCGCTTCTTCGCGTCGGCGAGCAACCGGTCGAGGTCTCGCTCACGATCGAACAGCCGGAAGTAGTCACGGAGCAGGTCAGCGTTCAGCGATCCACCGTGGGCCGCGAAGAGGGCCTCGATGTCAGCCTCCTCTTGCGCCCGACGGGTCGGGGCGTTGACGAGCGCTTGGAGCTTGAGTCCGATGAGCGCTTCCGCGTCGACCACCGGGACACGCAGCCGGGCACCGCGGAGGAGCCTGTTCCCGGCCCGGCGCAGCATGTCCAGGGCTCGCTCGCGACGAGCGAAGATGAAGTCGACTGGCGAGAGTCGCGACGTCCCCCTCGCATAGTTCGCGGCGTCGGTGCCCCGGTGCAGGCACCGTGCCCCGGCTGCGAGCAGGGCATCGTGGAGGGCGGGCGACCCGCGCGCCTCCGCGAGAAAGTCGACGTCGCCGGTGGCCCGCTGGACGCCGTGGAAGGGCAGCGCAAAGCCTCCGATTAGCGCGACGCGAAACCGCTGCCGCCGGGCGACGCCGAGGACGAGGACGATCGAGCGGACGAACGGATTTCGGGAGCGTGACGACGACGGCATCACGGCCGTCCTTGTGGCATTGGAGGTCGCCCTCACTCAAGCAGGTAGCTCTATGAAGGATCCTCAGCGTGGTGCCATCGATCGGCAGGCCGCCGGCCTCGCGGGAGTTGTAGTGCACGCCGTCCGGGGACGGGCTGTCGAGCGCGAAGCCGTGGACGCCGTCGCCCGTGACCGCGGGCGTTCACGTGGAACTCCACCCGTTGGCCCCGTGCCACCGCGCCCGCCTGGGCCGTCGATCAGATGCTCACGGCGCGACCTGGACGACGAGGGCGGGCGGCACCCCGCTCCCCTCGCGCGAGTTGTAGATCGCGCTGTCGGTGCTGGTGGTGTCGATCGCGAAGCAGTAGACGCCGTCGCCCGGGATGGCCGCGGTCACGTCGAAGTCCACCCCTTGACCCGCCGCCACGGCGCCGAGCGTCACCAGCGCCGGTCCGTCGATGGGCGGCGCCGTGTTCCACGTCATCGTCAGCTCGTCCCAGGTGCAGTTCGTGATCGCATGGATGCTGCCGCCCGAGACACTCCCAGCGTTCGTCACGTTCGCGACCTCGAGCTGGAGGTGAGCGCTCGAGACGTGCTTCGCGCCGACGCCGCTCACGC containing:
- a CDS encoding DNRLRE domain-containing protein: MSGVGAKHVSSAHLQLEVANVTNAGSVSGGSIHAITNCTWDELTMTWNTAPPIDGPALVTLGAVAAGQGVDFDVTAAIPGDGVYCFAIDTTSTDSAIYNSREGSGVPPALVVQVAP